A single genomic interval of Fibrobacter sp. UWT2 harbors:
- a CDS encoding fibro-slime domain-containing protein: protein MKHTLMVFVCLVWVALAHATLTLHIQSPYRNDAVMGNEAVYGYHITGEVTSWNADFAVTSNTRMTSEGDHWFSYTWDKSLADYPNGGGFKINVCSDTADVSRSYNNHCDTWEPSSDFSFKSLFADETEVWLYTTETSYTFSVVPPGSKVVWFKSPWGNHALPQMIFGTDSIMMRFAQDDQSKCGWFYGAVSPEMLARNPLQTAHFIRLYTPYMSVPAEGVIELDAYFAVMDTVFVDGTAGGLVGAKITTLGQCFDSTRTLHVYNPWRTNSTYKDSALYISVGNNIINNPVAMDGTDEYKFWWHYDFHLDEIKPYDWNGAGARVNFHSSQNQGKRFWNVESWEADTIRPAISSFFPKGVYETWVYTTTTGNIELIFSPLEEKVVRLMSPWDNMTPTMFVDGDTVKMAPFHSDTCGWYQGVSYKHVESWEVYFRQAFGFEYFSRSGLDTIPGTLISLDSIFAESDTAWITSIPFLVTTSYPKRLGVCPSMKISALVVDWAGEAFHDSIDIDFGHIYNNDGKNTYITVEFDGVEYNTCQGQNSPTFDGVVTGMVQDTLVNGYPARVDSLHYPWSECSAAHEIEKWFIPQVVATDANGKEYTNGVCRDIDLTMDEEGFWLADISEAHEDGGFFPVDDFQYLDSARTVLNPKYDWKPDLMTNNGKQHNYSFAMKISAQFKYVKGQYFEFRGDDDVWVFINNRLVVDIGGCHNPAERAVNLDTLGLTEGVEYPFHIFFSERNSNGSNFKMRTSINLQTERTYFSKQKENPDGSVEYEFHQLLVDKSVSCDVASVQNARDQLAQSVFILKGGNLPADGVTLETGSLYGGGIIISEDMAGVKIDTAAFVNSRQLSPGKYALYCFLATDYSQYQVITFTVPEYPLPDIAFVDVFHVTDSAYFDPTGYTLRGDVMGLDGGKNDTLLAHVTYPDTVPIRIALLFGTATCGELAVDADINCVQEINLNTKFPLSFLDKDNQRVTSISTDSLGFASFYVVGDSAMVDAFFTVGGAGVNNILTWKNIHFKEPPVPFAQKAKMYDVNGDGIPDSLVIPFSKAFDKVVPDTLSWSFGGTEFHTTAGQENVWPLVVMDSVITMFNPEGLRKDVFTGVSDQIYSGSLLYHYTYTDEDSGEEVKLSMNTSIEDKVAPIVTSAVIEPLSDDMSVVTISLSEGSDDKTVDRKTAFVFYRGPDSFMDSLYIASANANPNGNVVRLYFQRTPQTTLPEVGDYVRLLPGEFKDRSGNVAHVNNPKVRIVGEQRTEIKAPGVVTISSNPEAWPHKDPVAPMVVPSNMPLQDIIDSVGLPGLLLNFNIGELATSTLMNLPSDADKDSALALIRIKWDAYYFSHLGNFVNKAGGVIACNDKAVFYNAANPEQSNCYDNPGNLFFEWNARSEKGRMVGTGAYITKMKVKIMNGSEKAGSSDDTYTIGIRRGK from the coding sequence GAAGTTACTAGCTGGAACGCTGATTTTGCGGTAACCTCGAATACGAGAATGACCTCTGAAGGAGATCATTGGTTCAGTTATACTTGGGACAAATCTCTTGCCGATTATCCGAACGGTGGCGGATTCAAGATTAACGTGTGTTCCGATACGGCTGATGTCTCGCGTTCCTATAATAATCATTGCGATACCTGGGAACCATCGAGCGATTTTTCTTTCAAGTCGCTGTTTGCAGACGAGACCGAGGTGTGGCTTTATACCACGGAGACTTCGTACACGTTTAGCGTAGTGCCTCCGGGTTCAAAGGTGGTGTGGTTCAAGAGCCCTTGGGGCAACCACGCTTTGCCGCAGATGATTTTTGGTACTGATTCGATCATGATGCGCTTTGCGCAAGATGACCAATCGAAGTGCGGCTGGTTCTATGGTGCTGTATCGCCCGAGATGCTTGCACGTAATCCGTTACAGACGGCTCACTTTATTCGCTTGTACACGCCCTATATGTCGGTGCCTGCGGAAGGTGTGATTGAACTTGACGCCTATTTTGCGGTCATGGACACGGTCTTTGTGGATGGCACAGCTGGCGGATTGGTAGGTGCCAAGATTACTACGCTTGGTCAGTGCTTTGATTCAACGCGTACCTTGCATGTGTACAATCCCTGGCGTACGAATTCTACTTATAAGGACAGCGCGCTGTACATTTCGGTGGGGAATAATATCATCAACAACCCTGTAGCGATGGATGGTACGGACGAATACAAGTTCTGGTGGCATTACGATTTCCATTTGGATGAAATCAAACCGTACGACTGGAATGGTGCCGGTGCACGGGTGAATTTCCATTCGAGTCAGAACCAAGGCAAGCGTTTTTGGAATGTTGAGAGCTGGGAGGCGGATACGATCCGTCCGGCGATTTCGAGCTTCTTCCCGAAGGGCGTTTACGAAACCTGGGTCTATACGACGACTACGGGAAACATCGAATTGATTTTTTCACCGCTTGAAGAAAAAGTGGTGCGTCTGATGAGCCCATGGGATAATATGACGCCTACGATGTTTGTGGATGGCGATACCGTTAAGATGGCTCCGTTCCATAGCGATACTTGCGGCTGGTATCAGGGTGTCTCTTACAAGCATGTCGAATCATGGGAAGTGTACTTTAGGCAGGCTTTCGGCTTTGAATATTTTTCGAGGAGCGGTCTAGATACGATTCCTGGGACACTCATTAGCCTGGATTCCATTTTTGCAGAATCCGATACGGCATGGATTACTTCTATCCCGTTCCTTGTCACGACCTCTTATCCTAAAAGATTGGGCGTGTGCCCGTCCATGAAGATTTCCGCTTTGGTGGTGGACTGGGCTGGCGAAGCGTTCCATGACAGTATCGATATTGATTTCGGTCATATCTACAATAATGACGGCAAGAATACCTATATAACGGTGGAGTTCGATGGTGTGGAATATAATACTTGCCAGGGGCAGAATTCTCCTACATTTGATGGCGTGGTAACAGGGATGGTGCAGGATACGCTTGTCAATGGATACCCTGCACGAGTGGATTCTCTACATTATCCGTGGAGTGAATGTTCTGCGGCGCATGAAATCGAAAAGTGGTTTATACCGCAAGTGGTTGCAACGGATGCAAACGGTAAGGAATATACGAATGGCGTATGCCGCGATATTGACTTGACCATGGACGAAGAAGGTTTCTGGCTGGCTGATATTTCGGAAGCCCATGAAGATGGCGGCTTTTTCCCTGTTGATGATTTCCAGTATCTTGATTCTGCAAGGACGGTATTGAATCCGAAATATGACTGGAAACCAGATTTGATGACTAACAACGGAAAACAACATAATTACAGTTTTGCGATGAAGATTTCTGCCCAGTTTAAGTATGTCAAGGGGCAGTATTTCGAGTTCCGTGGCGACGATGACGTGTGGGTTTTCATCAATAACCGTTTGGTGGTGGATATTGGCGGTTGCCATAATCCGGCGGAACGTGCCGTTAATTTGGATACCTTGGGACTCACCGAGGGCGTGGAATATCCGTTCCATATTTTCTTCTCGGAACGAAATTCGAATGGCTCCAATTTCAAGATGCGCACCTCCATTAATTTGCAGACTGAAAGAACGTATTTCTCGAAGCAAAAAGAAAATCCGGACGGTTCCGTGGAATACGAATTCCATCAGTTGCTTGTCGATAAGTCTGTCAGCTGTGATGTGGCGAGTGTACAGAATGCTCGCGATCAGTTGGCACAATCCGTGTTCATTTTGAAGGGCGGCAATCTTCCGGCTGACGGCGTAACGCTTGAGACGGGATCGCTGTATGGTGGTGGAATTATTATTAGCGAAGACATGGCGGGCGTTAAGATTGATACCGCCGCATTCGTGAACTCCCGTCAGCTGAGCCCGGGTAAGTATGCTCTGTATTGCTTCTTGGCCACCGACTATAGCCAGTATCAGGTGATTACGTTTACGGTGCCTGAATACCCGCTCCCGGACATCGCCTTTGTGGATGTGTTCCATGTGACGGATTCCGCTTATTTTGATCCGACAGGCTACACGCTGCGTGGCGATGTAATGGGACTTGACGGTGGCAAGAACGATACGCTTCTGGCTCATGTGACATATCCCGATACGGTACCTATAAGGATTGCGCTTCTGTTTGGAACGGCAACTTGCGGCGAATTGGCTGTGGATGCCGATATAAATTGCGTCCAGGAAATCAACTTGAACACGAAATTCCCCTTGAGTTTCTTGGATAAGGACAACCAGCGCGTCACTTCCATTTCGACGGACTCCTTGGGATTTGCAAGTTTCTATGTGGTGGGTGATTCTGCCATGGTAGACGCCTTCTTTACCGTTGGTGGTGCTGGCGTAAACAACATATTGACTTGGAAGAACATTCACTTTAAGGAACCTCCGGTGCCGTTCGCACAGAAGGCGAAAATGTACGATGTGAACGGAGACGGCATCCCTGACAGTCTCGTGATTCCCTTCAGTAAGGCTTTTGACAAGGTGGTGCCCGATACGCTTTCCTGGTCGTTTGGCGGAACGGAATTCCATACCACGGCAGGGCAGGAAAATGTTTGGCCGCTGGTGGTGATGGATTCGGTGATCACCATGTTTAATCCTGAAGGACTTCGTAAGGATGTATTCACGGGTGTTTCGGACCAGATTTATTCGGGTTCCTTGCTGTACCATTACACTTATACCGATGAAGATTCCGGTGAAGAAGTCAAGCTTTCGATGAACACTTCGATTGAGGACAAGGTGGCTCCCATTGTAACGAGTGCTGTCATCGAGCCGCTTTCTGATGATATGAGTGTCGTGACGATCAGCTTGAGTGAAGGTTCCGACGACAAGACGGTTGACCGGAAGACAGCATTTGTATTCTACAGAGGTCCTGATAGCTTCATGGATTCGCTTTATATTGCAAGTGCCAATGCGAATCCGAACGGCAACGTAGTCCGTCTGTATTTCCAGCGTACTCCGCAAACAACGCTTCCGGAAGTGGGCGATTATGTAAGACTGTTGCCGGGTGAATTCAAGGACCGCAGCGGGAATGTCGCACACGTGAATAACCCGAAGGTTCGCATTGTGGGTGAACAGCGTACCGAAATCAAGGCTCCGGGTGTAGTAACGATTTCAAGTAATCCGGAAGCTTGGCCCCATAAGGATCCGGTTGCCCCAATGGTGGTTCCGTCGAATATGCCCTTGCAAGATATTATCGATAGCGTTGGATTGCCGGGCCTGTTGCTGAATTTCAATATCGGCGAACTGGCAACCTCGACTCTTATGAATTTGCCGAGCGATGCCGATAAGGATTCCGCTCTCGCCTTGATTCGAATCAAGTGGGATGCCTACTACTTCTCGCACCTGGGAAATTTTGTAAACAAGGCAGGCGGTGTGATTGCCTGTAACGACAAGGCCGTATTCTATAATGCTGCAAATCCGGAACAGTCCAACTGCTACGACAATCCGGGCAACCTGTTCTTTGAATGGAATGCCCGCAGTGAAAAAGGTCGCATGGTAGGCACCGGTGCGTACATCACCAAGATGAAGGTGAAGATTATGAATGGCAGCGAAAAGGCGGGTAGCAGCGACGATACCTATACCATAGGTATCCGTCGCGGAAAGTAG
- a CDS encoding tetraacyldisaccharide 4'-kinase — protein MLRLFLALCYRAAYLLHHALCLKPGAPLQNSKLIVVGSYRTGGAGKTPFCIWLCKHYAAQDKKVALLVHEYAFDETAMLRQIFSDNENVKVFATRNRYRLAQELDAAGQFDYIVCDDGFEDSRLTGAVTLLLSWESTPTKLSELWPCGKMRSLEKDHKANSSATMALKCYGENPDIQFVIDKVYRLSPHSATAEKLHDELSRDSSASIVCGLGDPKRFCQDIQAFGIKIKLHYFFKDHCKDFSRKFEQILQKHPQEAFIISAKDAARLPAEFIQKNVKAQIYIAHQSIKVSPGVVQKLP, from the coding sequence ATGCTTCGTCTTTTTCTAGCCCTCTGCTACCGCGCAGCCTATTTGTTGCATCATGCGCTCTGCCTTAAGCCGGGCGCACCTCTACAGAATTCCAAGCTGATTGTCGTCGGCAGCTACCGCACTGGTGGTGCCGGAAAGACGCCTTTTTGCATCTGGCTCTGCAAGCACTACGCTGCACAAGACAAGAAGGTCGCACTCCTCGTTCACGAATACGCCTTCGACGAAACGGCGATGCTCCGCCAAATTTTTTCGGACAACGAAAATGTCAAAGTCTTTGCGACTCGCAACCGCTACCGCCTAGCACAGGAACTGGACGCTGCAGGCCAATTCGACTATATCGTCTGCGATGACGGTTTCGAAGACAGCCGTCTTACAGGAGCAGTCACCTTGCTACTGTCATGGGAAAGTACACCCACAAAGCTTTCGGAGCTTTGGCCTTGCGGTAAGATGCGCAGTCTAGAAAAAGACCACAAGGCAAATTCCTCGGCCACAATGGCGCTGAAATGCTACGGCGAAAATCCCGACATTCAGTTTGTTATAGACAAAGTATACCGCCTGAGTCCCCACTCGGCTACGGCTGAAAAACTTCACGACGAACTTTCTCGAGACTCTTCAGCAAGCATTGTATGCGGCCTCGGAGACCCCAAACGATTCTGCCAAGATATTCAGGCTTTCGGAATAAAGATCAAACTTCATTACTTCTTCAAAGACCATTGCAAGGACTTTTCTAGAAAATTTGAGCAGATCCTCCAAAAACACCCACAAGAAGCCTTTATCATCAGCGCAAAAGACGCCGCACGGCTCCCCGCTGAATTTATCCAAAAAAATGTAAAGGCGCAAATCTACATTGCGCACCAGTCCATCAAGGTCTCGCCCGGAGTAGTCCAAAAACTCCCCTAA
- the aroC gene encoding chorismate synthase: protein MASTFGKIFSVTTWGESHGPAVGSVLDGCPAGLEITEEEIQAELNRRRPGQGKMTTARDEKDQVKILSGVFEGKTTGTPISFAVFNEDQRSHDYAEIQKWYRPGHADLCYDLKYGFRDYRGGGRSSARETIGRVAAGAVAKKLLKQVNGTEIIAWVNSIGEVDCGPLDLNRLTLEQIEKSPVRCPDLDASAKMEQAVLDARANGDSIGGTVCLLVKNPPVALGEPVFDRLDALLAQAMLSIPACKGFEIGSGFASARMHGSKHNDELYFDGHAYHTRTNNAGGSLGGISNGEPIYCRMAFKPTATISQEQKTAGRGGENGTLAARGRHDPCVAVRAPVIVESMAALVLADLFLLQKRNCL, encoded by the coding sequence ATGGCAAGCACTTTTGGCAAAATTTTTAGCGTTACTACTTGGGGCGAATCCCATGGCCCGGCCGTCGGCTCGGTCCTGGACGGCTGCCCTGCAGGCCTCGAAATCACCGAAGAAGAAATCCAGGCGGAACTGAACCGCCGTCGCCCCGGACAGGGCAAAATGACCACTGCCCGCGACGAAAAGGACCAGGTTAAGATCCTTTCGGGCGTTTTTGAAGGCAAAACCACCGGAACCCCGATTTCTTTCGCCGTCTTTAACGAAGACCAGCGCAGCCACGACTACGCCGAAATCCAGAAATGGTACCGCCCAGGTCATGCCGACCTGTGCTACGACCTCAAGTACGGGTTCAGGGACTACCGCGGCGGTGGACGCAGCTCTGCCCGCGAAACCATCGGACGCGTTGCCGCAGGTGCGGTCGCCAAGAAACTTTTGAAGCAAGTAAACGGCACCGAAATCATCGCCTGGGTGAATTCCATCGGCGAAGTCGATTGCGGTCCGCTTGACCTGAACCGTCTCACACTCGAACAGATTGAAAAGTCCCCCGTACGCTGCCCCGACCTGGATGCCAGCGCCAAGATGGAACAAGCCGTACTCGATGCACGCGCAAACGGCGACAGCATCGGCGGTACCGTATGCCTCCTGGTCAAGAATCCGCCGGTCGCCCTCGGCGAACCGGTATTCGACCGCCTAGACGCCCTGCTCGCCCAGGCAATGCTCAGCATTCCCGCTTGCAAGGGTTTCGAAATCGGAAGCGGCTTTGCCTCGGCTCGCATGCACGGCAGCAAGCACAACGATGAACTTTACTTTGACGGCCACGCCTACCACACCCGCACCAACAACGCGGGCGGCTCTTTAGGCGGCATCAGTAACGGCGAACCCATTTACTGCCGCATGGCTTTCAAGCCCACCGCCACCATTTCGCAGGAACAGAAGACTGCTGGTCGCGGCGGCGAAAACGGAACCTTGGCCGCCCGCGGTCGCCATGACCCCTGCGTCGCCGTGCGTGCTCCGGTGATTGTGGAAAGCATGGCCGCTCTCGTTTTGGCAGACTTGTTCTTGTTGCAAAAGAGAAACTGCTTGTAG
- a CDS encoding TrkA family potassium uptake protein gives MASKQFVVIGLGNTGYFLARHLTALGHDVMVVDPSPEKIQDISNQVAQAVVADGTRKKQLQSLPLSKVDSVICCIGEDLQASLLTVLNLKELGVKHIIAKSSSPAHTIILEKLGVADIFHPERDMAISLAERLNRPNMLDYLPFMEGFSIVEIACPDAFLGKTLKDLSLTHKYGIQVIAIRDPLEPKPKIGNIADYVLKENDVLFVIGPNEALDKLKT, from the coding sequence ATGGCTTCTAAACAATTTGTAGTGATAGGACTGGGTAACACGGGCTACTTTTTGGCCCGCCATTTGACCGCACTCGGACACGATGTGATGGTCGTAGACCCGAGTCCCGAAAAAATCCAGGATATTTCGAACCAGGTGGCCCAGGCAGTCGTTGCCGACGGTACCCGTAAAAAACAGTTGCAATCGCTCCCGCTTTCCAAGGTGGACAGCGTCATCTGCTGTATCGGCGAAGACCTTCAGGCATCGCTCCTCACCGTTCTGAACCTCAAGGAACTGGGCGTCAAGCACATTATCGCCAAGTCCAGTAGCCCGGCCCACACGATTATCCTCGAAAAGCTCGGCGTGGCAGACATCTTCCACCCGGAACGCGACATGGCAATTTCCCTGGCGGAACGTCTGAACCGCCCGAACATGCTGGACTACCTGCCCTTCATGGAAGGTTTCTCCATCGTCGAAATCGCCTGCCCAGACGCCTTCCTCGGCAAGACCCTGAAGGACCTGTCCCTTACCCACAAGTACGGCATCCAGGTGATCGCCATCCGCGACCCGCTGGAACCCAAGCCCAAGATCGGTAACATCGCCGACTACGTGCTCAAGGAAAACGACGTGCTGTTCGTGATCGGCCCGAACGAGGCCTTGGACAAGCTCAAGACCTAA
- a CDS encoding FISUMP domain-containing protein → MNSRHVVATALLVAATVASATSVWERSPWDKSPATQETAQPATAQANSAKADPNTFIDSRDHQPYKTITVGGMTWLAENLNYENSESTCYNKRPHCKKDGRLYTWHFAQRACPPGTRLPTIRDWERALGSSQFEETLTMTGFRAFNGDYYDYANTGVYWTAEEKDDYADYAYYFKWKKFGGWQEEAFYKDQAGAVRCIVEDSKTSGSHTWGDQ, encoded by the coding sequence ATGAATTCGAGACATGTCGTTGCAACCGCACTTCTTGTCGCCGCAACAGTAGCAAGCGCCACCTCGGTCTGGGAACGCTCCCCCTGGGACAAATCCCCTGCCACGCAGGAAACCGCACAGCCGGCCACAGCCCAGGCGAACTCGGCAAAGGCAGACCCAAACACCTTTATCGATTCCCGCGACCACCAGCCTTACAAGACCATTACGGTTGGCGGCATGACATGGTTGGCCGAGAACCTGAACTACGAAAATAGTGAAAGCACCTGCTACAACAAGAGACCCCATTGCAAAAAAGATGGCCGCCTTTACACTTGGCATTTCGCCCAAAGGGCCTGCCCTCCGGGAACAAGGCTCCCGACCATCAGAGACTGGGAAAGGGCTCTTGGCTCCAGCCAATTTGAAGAGACCCTCACCATGACCGGATTCCGCGCTTTTAACGGCGATTATTACGATTACGCCAACACCGGAGTCTATTGGACCGCCGAAGAAAAAGACGATTACGCCGATTACGCCTACTATTTCAAGTGGAAGAAATTCGGAGGCTGGCAAGAAGAGGCCTTTTATAAGGACCAGGCCGGCGCAGTTCGTTGCATTGTAGAAGATTCCAAGACTAGCGGCAGCCATACATGGGGCGACCAATAA